The Cinclus cinclus chromosome 3, bCinCin1.1, whole genome shotgun sequence genome has a window encoding:
- the EXOC8 gene encoding exocyst complex component 8 isoform X2, which yields MALSLGEGGGGGSRLRRQLESGGFAAGEYVKQLSQQSDGDRDLQEHRQRIQALSEETAQSLKRNVYQNYRQFIETAREISYLESEMYQLSHILTEQKGIMEAVTQALLLQADRDDPALGARRAAAADPFLPLSAKDAAANEEGRQRTLTTLLEKVEGCRDLLPESPGKYLVYNGDLVEYDADHMAQIQRVHAFLMNDCLLVATALPNRRGAYRYDALYPLDGLAVVNVKDNPPMKDMFKLLMFPESRIFQAENAKIKKEWLEVLEETKRNRALSEKRRLEQEALPRPAPTPPESTNPFDEDEEEEEEDEPSAEEEVVDLSLEWIQELPEDLDVCIAQRDFEGAVDLLDKLNEYLADKPVSQPVKELRAKVDERVRQLTDVLVFELSPDRSLRGGPRATRRAVSQLIRLGQSTKACELFLKNRAAAVQTAIRQLRIEGATLLYIHKLCHVFFTSLLETAREFETDFAGNNGCYSAFVVWARSSMKMFVDAFSKQVFDSKESLSTAAECVKVAKEHCKQLSEIGLDLTFIIHALLVKDIKGALQSYKDIIIEATKHRNSEEMWRKMNLMTPEALGKLREEMRSCGVGNFDQYTDTNM from the exons ATGGCGCTGTCGCTGGGcgagggcggcggcggcgggagccgGCTGCGGCGGCAGCTGGAGTCGGGCGGCTTCGCGGCGGGGGAGTACGTGAAGCAGCTGTCGCAACAGTCGGACGGCGACCGGGACCTGCAGGAGCACCGGCAACGCATCCAGGCGCTGAGCGAGGAGACGGCGCAGAGCCTGAAACGGAACGTCTACCAAAACTATCGGCAGTTCATCGAGACGGCGCGGGAGATCAGCTACCTGGAGAGCGAGATGTACCAGCTCAGCCACATCCTCACCGAGCAGAAGGGCATCATGGAGGCCGTCACCCAggccctgctcctccaggcCGACCGCGACGACCCCGCGCTGGgcgcccgccgcgccgccgccgccgacCCCTTCCTGCCGCTGTCGGCCAAGGACGCGGCGGCCAACGAGGAGGGTCGGCAGCGCACTCTCACCACCCTCCTGGAGAAGGTGGAGGGCTGCCGCGACCTCCTGCCCGAGAGCCCCGGCAAGTACCTGGTCTACAACGGCGACCTGGTGGAGTACGATGCCGACCACATGGCGCAGATCCAGCGGGTGCACGCCTTCCTCATGAACGACTGCCTGCTCGTGGCCACCGCGCTGCCCAACCGCCGCGGCGCCTACCGCTACGACGCCTTGTATCCCCTCGACGGGCTGGCCGTGGTCAACGTCAAGGACAACCCGCCTATGAAGGACATGTTCAAGCTGCTCATGTTCCCCGAGAGCCGCATCTTCCAGGCTGAGAACGCCAAGATCAAGAAGGAgtggctggaggtgctggaggagaCCAAGCGCAACCGTGCCCTCAGCGAGAAGCGACGCCTGGAGCAGGAGGCCctgccccggcccgccccgACGCCCCCCGAATCCACCAACCCCTTCGacgaggatgaggaggaggaggaggaggatgagccCTCCGCTGAAGAGGAGGTTGTTGACCTCTCGCTTGAGTGGATCCAGGAGCTGCCCGAGGACCTGGACGTCTGCATTGCCCAGCGGGACTTCGAGGGGGCGGTGGACCTCTTGGATAAACTGAACGAGTACCTGGCGGACAAGCCCGTGAGCCAGCCCGTCAAGGAGCTGCGGGCCAAGGTGGATGAGCGGGTCCGGCAGCTCACGGACGTTCTGGTGTTCGAGCTGTCCCCGGACCGCTCCCTGCGAGGAGGCCCGCGGGCCACCCGCCGAGCCGTGTCCCAGCTCATCCGCCTGGGCCAGTCCACCAAGGCCTGCGAGCTGTTCCTGAAGAACCGTGCGGCCGCCGTGCAGACGGCCATCCGGCAGCTGCGCATCGAGGGCGCCACGCTGCTCTACATCCACAAGCTCTGCCACGTCTTCTTCACCAGCCTCCTGGAGACGGCCAGGGAGTTCGAGACGGACTTCGCCGGCAACAACGGCTGCTACTCGGCCTTTGTGGTGTGGGCCCGCTCGTCCATGAAGATGTTTGTAGATGCCTTCAGTAAACAAGTATTTGATAGCAAAGAGAGTTTGTCAACTGCGGCAGAATGTGTCAAG GTGGCTAAAGAGCACTGCAAGCAGCTGAGCGAGATTGGACTGGATCTCACCTTCATCATTCATGCCCTCCTGGTAAAGGATATCAAAGGTGCTTTACAGAGCTACAAGGATATCATCATCGAGGCCACCAAGCACCGCAACTCTGAGGAGATGTGGAGAAAGATGAACCTGATGACTCCAGAGGCTCTGGGGAAGCTCAGAGAGGAGATGAGGAGCTGTGGGGTGGGCAATTTTGACCAATACACAG ATACCAACATGTGA
- the EXOC8 gene encoding exocyst complex component 8 isoform X1: MALSLGEGGGGGSRLRRQLESGGFAAGEYVKQLSQQSDGDRDLQEHRQRIQALSEETAQSLKRNVYQNYRQFIETAREISYLESEMYQLSHILTEQKGIMEAVTQALLLQADRDDPALGARRAAAADPFLPLSAKDAAANEEGRQRTLTTLLEKVEGCRDLLPESPGKYLVYNGDLVEYDADHMAQIQRVHAFLMNDCLLVATALPNRRGAYRYDALYPLDGLAVVNVKDNPPMKDMFKLLMFPESRIFQAENAKIKKEWLEVLEETKRNRALSEKRRLEQEALPRPAPTPPESTNPFDEDEEEEEEDEPSAEEEVVDLSLEWIQELPEDLDVCIAQRDFEGAVDLLDKLNEYLADKPVSQPVKELRAKVDERVRQLTDVLVFELSPDRSLRGGPRATRRAVSQLIRLGQSTKACELFLKNRAAAVQTAIRQLRIEGATLLYIHKLCHVFFTSLLETAREFETDFAGNNGCYSAFVVWARSSMKMFVDAFSKQVFDSKESLSTAAECVKVAKEHCKQLSEIGLDLTFIIHALLVKDIKGALQSYKDIIIEATKHRNSEEMWRKMNLMTPEALGKLREEMRSCGVGNFDQYTGDDCWVNLSYTVVAFTKQTMAFLEEALKLYFPELHMVLLESLVEIILVAVQHVDYSLRCEQDPEKKAFIRQNASFLYETVLPVVEKRFEEGVGKPAKQLQDLRNASRLMRVNPESTTSVV, from the exons ATGGCGCTGTCGCTGGGcgagggcggcggcggcgggagccgGCTGCGGCGGCAGCTGGAGTCGGGCGGCTTCGCGGCGGGGGAGTACGTGAAGCAGCTGTCGCAACAGTCGGACGGCGACCGGGACCTGCAGGAGCACCGGCAACGCATCCAGGCGCTGAGCGAGGAGACGGCGCAGAGCCTGAAACGGAACGTCTACCAAAACTATCGGCAGTTCATCGAGACGGCGCGGGAGATCAGCTACCTGGAGAGCGAGATGTACCAGCTCAGCCACATCCTCACCGAGCAGAAGGGCATCATGGAGGCCGTCACCCAggccctgctcctccaggcCGACCGCGACGACCCCGCGCTGGgcgcccgccgcgccgccgccgccgacCCCTTCCTGCCGCTGTCGGCCAAGGACGCGGCGGCCAACGAGGAGGGTCGGCAGCGCACTCTCACCACCCTCCTGGAGAAGGTGGAGGGCTGCCGCGACCTCCTGCCCGAGAGCCCCGGCAAGTACCTGGTCTACAACGGCGACCTGGTGGAGTACGATGCCGACCACATGGCGCAGATCCAGCGGGTGCACGCCTTCCTCATGAACGACTGCCTGCTCGTGGCCACCGCGCTGCCCAACCGCCGCGGCGCCTACCGCTACGACGCCTTGTATCCCCTCGACGGGCTGGCCGTGGTCAACGTCAAGGACAACCCGCCTATGAAGGACATGTTCAAGCTGCTCATGTTCCCCGAGAGCCGCATCTTCCAGGCTGAGAACGCCAAGATCAAGAAGGAgtggctggaggtgctggaggagaCCAAGCGCAACCGTGCCCTCAGCGAGAAGCGACGCCTGGAGCAGGAGGCCctgccccggcccgccccgACGCCCCCCGAATCCACCAACCCCTTCGacgaggatgaggaggaggaggaggaggatgagccCTCCGCTGAAGAGGAGGTTGTTGACCTCTCGCTTGAGTGGATCCAGGAGCTGCCCGAGGACCTGGACGTCTGCATTGCCCAGCGGGACTTCGAGGGGGCGGTGGACCTCTTGGATAAACTGAACGAGTACCTGGCGGACAAGCCCGTGAGCCAGCCCGTCAAGGAGCTGCGGGCCAAGGTGGATGAGCGGGTCCGGCAGCTCACGGACGTTCTGGTGTTCGAGCTGTCCCCGGACCGCTCCCTGCGAGGAGGCCCGCGGGCCACCCGCCGAGCCGTGTCCCAGCTCATCCGCCTGGGCCAGTCCACCAAGGCCTGCGAGCTGTTCCTGAAGAACCGTGCGGCCGCCGTGCAGACGGCCATCCGGCAGCTGCGCATCGAGGGCGCCACGCTGCTCTACATCCACAAGCTCTGCCACGTCTTCTTCACCAGCCTCCTGGAGACGGCCAGGGAGTTCGAGACGGACTTCGCCGGCAACAACGGCTGCTACTCGGCCTTTGTGGTGTGGGCCCGCTCGTCCATGAAGATGTTTGTAGATGCCTTCAGTAAACAAGTATTTGATAGCAAAGAGAGTTTGTCAACTGCGGCAGAATGTGTCAAG GTGGCTAAAGAGCACTGCAAGCAGCTGAGCGAGATTGGACTGGATCTCACCTTCATCATTCATGCCCTCCTGGTAAAGGATATCAAAGGTGCTTTACAGAGCTACAAGGATATCATCATCGAGGCCACCAAGCACCGCAACTCTGAGGAGATGTGGAGAAAGATGAACCTGATGACTCCAGAGGCTCTGGGGAAGCTCAGAGAGGAGATGAGGAGCTGTGGGGTGGGCAATTTTGACCAATACACAGGTGATGACTGCTGGGTCAACCTCAGTTACACTGTAGTAGCATTCACTAAGCAGACTATGGCCTTCTTGGAGGAAGCATTAAAGCTTTACTTTCCAGAGCTGCATATGGTTCTTCTGGAGAGTCTCGTGGAAATCATCCTGGTGGCTGTCCAGCACGTTGATTACAGTTTACGGTGTGAACAGGACCCTGAGAAAAAAGCATTCATTAGGCAGAACGCTTCTTTCCTGTATGAAACTGTCCTTCCTGTTGTGGAAAAAAGGTTTGAGGAAGGAGTTGGGAAGCCAGCCAAGCAGCTACAGGATCTGAGAAATGCCTCAAGATTAATGCGTGTAAATCCGGAAAGTaccacctctgtggtgtga